Proteins encoded together in one Diceros bicornis minor isolate mBicDic1 chromosome 18, mDicBic1.mat.cur, whole genome shotgun sequence window:
- the BTBD17 gene encoding BTB/POZ domain-containing protein 17 isoform X1, with translation MLRLGYAKPGSWGSFWAILTLVGLATRAAQKADVGGEAAGTSINHSQMLLQRLQELLRQGNASDVVLRVQAAGTDEVRVFHAHRLLLGLHSELLRELLSNQSEVVLQEPRDCAAVFDKFIRYLYCGELTVLLAQAIPLHRLATKYGVASLQRGVADYMRALLAGGAGPAVGWYHYAVSTGDEALRESCLQFLAWNLSAVAGSAEWGAVSPELLAQLLPRSDLVLQDELELFHALEAWLGRARPPAAVAERALRAIRYPMIPPAQLFQLQARSAALARHGEAVADLLLQAYQFHAASPLHYAKFFDLNGSAFLPRNYLAPAWGAPWVINNPARDDRSTSFQTQLGPSGHDSGRRVTWNVLFSPRWLPVSLRPVYADAAGTALPAARPEDGRPRLVVTPASSGGDAAGVSFQKTVLVGARQHGRLLVRHAYSFHQSSEEAGDFLAHADLQRRNSEYLVENALHLHLIVKPVYHTLIRTPK, from the exons ATGCTTAGGCTGGGCTATGCCAAGCCTGGGTCCTGGGGCAGCTTCTGGGCCATCCTGACCTTGGTGGGCCTGGCCACTCGTGCAG CCCAGAAAGCTGACGTTGGCGGGGAGGCAGCAGGCACCTCCATCAACCACTCCCAGATGCTGCTCCAACGCTTGCAGGAGCTGCTGAGGCAGGGCAATGCCAGCGACGTGGTGCTGCGGGTGCAGGCGGCGGGCACAGACGAGGTCCGAGTCTTCCACGCCCACCGCCTGCTGCTGGGACTGCACAGTGAGCTGCTCCGGGAGCTGCTGAGTAACCAGAGTGAGGTCGTGCTGCAGGAGCCCAGGGACTGTGCCGCTGTCTTTGACAAGTTCAtcag GTACCTCTACTGCGGCGAGCTGACCGTGCTGCTGGCCCAGGCCATCCCGCTGCACAGGCTGGCCACCAAGTACGGGGTGGCCTCCCTGCAGCGGGGCGTGGCCGACTACATGCGCGCGCTCCTGGCGGGCGGCGCGGGCCCGGCCGTGGGCTGGTACCACTACGCGGTGAGCACCGGCGACGAGGCCCTGCGCGAGAGCTGCCTGCagttcctggcctggaacctgtcGGCCGTGGCGGGGAGCGCCGAGTGGGGCGCCGTGAGCCCTGAGCTGCTGGCGCAGCTCCTGCCGCGCTCGGACCTGGTACTGCAGGATGAGCTGGAGCTGTTCCACGCGCTGGAGGCGTGGCTGGGGCGCGCGAGGCCACCCGCCGCAGTGGCCGAGCGGGCGCTGCGCGCCATCCGCTACCCCATGATCCCGCCGGCGCAGCTGTTCCAGCTGCAGGCGCGCTCGGCCGCCCTGGCGCGCCACGGCGAGGCGGTGGCCGACCTCCTGTTGCAGGCCTACCAGTTCCACGCCGCCTCGCCGCTGCACTACGCCAAGTTCTTCGACCTCAACGGCAGCGCGTTCCTGCCCCGCAACTACCTCGCGCCCGCCTGGGGCGCCCCGTGGGTCATCAACAACCCGGCCCGCGACGACCGCAGCACCAGCTTCCAGACGCAGCTGGGCCCGAGCGGCCACGACTCGGGTCGCCGGGTCACCTGGAACGTGCTCTTCTCGCCGCGCTGGCTGCCCGTCAGCCTGCGGCCGGTCTACGCGGACGCCGCCGGCACCGCGCTGCCCGCCGCGCGCCCCGAGGACGGCCGGCCGCGGCTCGTGGTCACGCCGGCCAGCAGCGGCGGCGACGCGGCGGGCGTGAGCTTCCAGAAGACGGTGCTGGTGGGGGCGCGCCAGCACGGCCGCCTGCTGGTCCGCCACGCCTACAGCTTCCACCAGAGCAGCGAGGAGGCGGGCGACTTCCTGGCGCACGCAGACCTGCAGCGGCGCAACTCTGAGTACCTGGTGGAGAACGCCCTGCACCTCCACCTAATCGTCAAGCCCGTCTACCACACCCTCATCCGGACCCCCAAGTAG
- the BTBD17 gene encoding BTB/POZ domain-containing protein 17 isoform X2: MLRLGYAKPGSWGSFWAILTLVGLATRADRGPEPGCLFKLCCVPAAAQKADVGGEAAGTSINHSQMLLQRLQELLRQGNASDVVLRVQAAGTDEVRVFHAHRLLLGLHSELLRELLSNQSEVVLQEPRDCAAVFDKFIRYLYCGELTVLLAQAIPLHRLATKYGVASLQRGVADYMRALLAGGAGPAVGWYHYAVSTGDEALRESCLQFLAWNLSAVAGSAEWGAVSPELLAQLLPRSDLVLQDELELFHALEAWLGRARPPAAVAERALRAIRYPMIPPAQLFQLQARSAALARHGEAVADLLLQAYQFHAASPLHYAKFFDLNGSAFLPRNYLAPAWGAPWVINNPARDDRSTSFQTQLGPSGHDSGRRVTWNVLFSPRWLPVSLRPVYADAAGTALPAARPEDGRPRLVVTPASSGGDAAGVSFQKTVLVGARQHGRLLVRHAYSFHQSSEEAGDFLAHADLQRRNSEYLVENALHLHLIVKPVYHTLIRTPK, from the exons ATGCTTAGGCTGGGCTATGCCAAGCCTGGGTCCTGGGGCAGCTTCTGGGCCATCCTGACCTTGGTGGGCCTGGCCACTCGTGCAG ATCGCGGCCCTGAACCTGGGTGCCTTTTCAAGCTGTGCTGTGTTCCTGCTGCAGCCCAGAAAGCTGACGTTGGCGGGGAGGCAGCAGGCACCTCCATCAACCACTCCCAGATGCTGCTCCAACGCTTGCAGGAGCTGCTGAGGCAGGGCAATGCCAGCGACGTGGTGCTGCGGGTGCAGGCGGCGGGCACAGACGAGGTCCGAGTCTTCCACGCCCACCGCCTGCTGCTGGGACTGCACAGTGAGCTGCTCCGGGAGCTGCTGAGTAACCAGAGTGAGGTCGTGCTGCAGGAGCCCAGGGACTGTGCCGCTGTCTTTGACAAGTTCAtcag GTACCTCTACTGCGGCGAGCTGACCGTGCTGCTGGCCCAGGCCATCCCGCTGCACAGGCTGGCCACCAAGTACGGGGTGGCCTCCCTGCAGCGGGGCGTGGCCGACTACATGCGCGCGCTCCTGGCGGGCGGCGCGGGCCCGGCCGTGGGCTGGTACCACTACGCGGTGAGCACCGGCGACGAGGCCCTGCGCGAGAGCTGCCTGCagttcctggcctggaacctgtcGGCCGTGGCGGGGAGCGCCGAGTGGGGCGCCGTGAGCCCTGAGCTGCTGGCGCAGCTCCTGCCGCGCTCGGACCTGGTACTGCAGGATGAGCTGGAGCTGTTCCACGCGCTGGAGGCGTGGCTGGGGCGCGCGAGGCCACCCGCCGCAGTGGCCGAGCGGGCGCTGCGCGCCATCCGCTACCCCATGATCCCGCCGGCGCAGCTGTTCCAGCTGCAGGCGCGCTCGGCCGCCCTGGCGCGCCACGGCGAGGCGGTGGCCGACCTCCTGTTGCAGGCCTACCAGTTCCACGCCGCCTCGCCGCTGCACTACGCCAAGTTCTTCGACCTCAACGGCAGCGCGTTCCTGCCCCGCAACTACCTCGCGCCCGCCTGGGGCGCCCCGTGGGTCATCAACAACCCGGCCCGCGACGACCGCAGCACCAGCTTCCAGACGCAGCTGGGCCCGAGCGGCCACGACTCGGGTCGCCGGGTCACCTGGAACGTGCTCTTCTCGCCGCGCTGGCTGCCCGTCAGCCTGCGGCCGGTCTACGCGGACGCCGCCGGCACCGCGCTGCCCGCCGCGCGCCCCGAGGACGGCCGGCCGCGGCTCGTGGTCACGCCGGCCAGCAGCGGCGGCGACGCGGCGGGCGTGAGCTTCCAGAAGACGGTGCTGGTGGGGGCGCGCCAGCACGGCCGCCTGCTGGTCCGCCACGCCTACAGCTTCCACCAGAGCAGCGAGGAGGCGGGCGACTTCCTGGCGCACGCAGACCTGCAGCGGCGCAACTCTGAGTACCTGGTGGAGAACGCCCTGCACCTCCACCTAATCGTCAAGCCCGTCTACCACACCCTCATCCGGACCCCCAAGTAG
- the GPR142 gene encoding LOW QUALITY PROTEIN: probable G-protein coupled receptor 142 (The sequence of the model RefSeq protein was modified relative to this genomic sequence to represent the inferred CDS: deleted 1 base in 1 codon), producing the protein MLGRSCRDPQKRPQVTQDSGLRNMRLEGGETDGQPRATLLPTPNGSGLSQELESHWPGIQEMSPCVAGVIPVIYYSILLGLGLPVNLLTTVALARLAARTRKSSYYYLLALTASDVVTQVVIVFVGFLLQGAVLAREVPQAVVRTANILQFAANHASVWIAVLLTVDRYSAVCHPLHHRAASSLGRTRRAIAIVLGSALLTGIPFYWWLDVWRDADPPSTLDEVLKWAHCLTVYFIPCGVFLVANSAIICQLRRRGQSGLRPRVGKSTAILLGVTTLFALLWAPRIFVMLYHLYVAPVYRDWRVHLALDVANMAAMLNTAVNFGLYCFVSKTFRATVREVIRDARLPCILGSRPEGVVVEPVLKPPGLPKGSEM; encoded by the exons ATGCTGGGAAGGAGCTGCAGGGACCCCCAGAAAAGGCCACAA GTGACCCAGGACTCAGGACTCAGGAACATGAGACTTGAGGGAGGAGAGACAG ATGGCCAGCCACGAGCGACCCTGCTGCCCACACCCAATGGCAGTGGGCTGAGCCAGGAGCTTGAAAGCCATTGGCCAGGGATCCAAGAGATGTCCCCGTGTGTGGCTGGTGTCATCCCCGTCATCTACTACAGCATCCTGCTGGGCCTGGGGCTGCCTG TCAACCTCCTGACCACAGTGGCCCTGGCCCGCCTCGCCGCCCGGACCAGGAAGTCCTCCTACTACTACCTCCTGGCGCTCACGGCCTCGGATGTCGTCACCCAGGTGGTCATCGTGTTCGTGGGCTTCCTCCTGCAGGGAGCCGTGCTGGCCCGAGAGGTGCCCCAGGCTGTGGTGCGCACGGCTAATATCCTGCAGTTCGCCGCCAACCATGCCTCAGTCTGGATCGCCGTCCTGCTCACGGTCGACCGGTACAGTGCTGTGTGCCACCCCCTGCACCATCGGGCCGCCTCATCCCTAGGCCGGACCCGCCGGGCCATCGCCATTGTCCTCGGTTCTGCCCTGCTGACTGGCATCCCTTTCTACTGGTGGCTGGACGTGTGGAGGGATGCGGACCCCCCAAGCACGCTGGACGAGGTCCTCAAATGGGCTCACTGCCTCACTGTCTATTTCATCCCTTGTGGCGTTTTCCTGGTGGCCAACTCGGCCATCATCTGCCAACTGCGGAGGAGGGGCCAGAGTGGGCTGCGGCCCCGGGTGGGCAAGAGCACAGCCATTCTCCTGGGTGTCACCACGCTCTTTGCCCTCCTTTGGGCACCCCGGATCTTTGTCATGCTCTACCACCTGTACGTGGCCCCTGTCTACCGGGACTGGAGGGTCCACCTGGCCTTGGATGTGGCCAACATGGCGGCCATGCTCAACACAGCAGTCAACTTTGGCCTCTATTGCTTTGTCAGCAAGACTTTCCGGGCCACTGTCCGCGAGGTCATCCGCGATGCCCGTCTGCCCTGCATCCTGGGGTCCCGGCCAGAGGGCGTGGTGGTAGAGCCTGTGCTGAAGCCTCCAGGGCTCCCCAAAGGGTCAGAAATGTAG